A window of the Sporosarcina sp. FSL K6-2383 genome harbors these coding sequences:
- the malX gene encoding maltose/glucose-specific PTS transporter subunit IIBC, protein MMKNRSMKSRLWEFFQGLGKTFMLPVALLAFMGLVLGIGSSFTSPSTIDAFPFLGHPILQVLFSFMSTIGGFAFTYLPVLFAMAIPMGLVRYEKGVAAFSGFIGYVIMNLSINFYLSETGKLVDADQLRQAGQGMVMGIQTIEMGVLGGIIVGIIVYLLHNRFYAIKLPDAFAFFGGARFVPIITALTVSIVGILIPMIWPVFALGITGIGTIIQKAGMFGPFLFGAGERFLLPFGLHHILVAMIRFTEAGGTEVVNGQTISGALNIFYAQLQSGVGISPSATAFLSQGKMPTFMFGLPAVALAIYHTARPENRKKIKGLLISGVIATFVTGITEPIEFLFLFVAPALFVIHAFLTGLGFMVMSVLGVTIGNTDGGILDFMIFGVMQGVNTRWYLVLVVGAIWFAIYYIVFRYAIAKFNIKTPGREAANPEEEAGSTANDGSSYAEQVLRALGGKENIQSLDNCVTRLRLVVEDMDKVDEKVLKEQCRVLGVVKLDEQNVQVVIGPQVGILKSQIEKII, encoded by the coding sequence ATGATGAAAAATAGATCTATGAAATCTCGATTATGGGAATTCTTCCAAGGTCTTGGGAAAACATTTATGCTACCGGTTGCTTTGTTAGCATTTATGGGGCTTGTTTTGGGGATAGGTAGCTCGTTTACTAGTCCTTCTACGATTGATGCTTTTCCATTTTTGGGACATCCTATTTTACAAGTGTTATTTAGCTTTATGAGCACTATTGGGGGCTTTGCATTTACTTACCTACCAGTTTTGTTTGCAATGGCAATTCCAATGGGGCTTGTTCGCTATGAAAAAGGTGTTGCTGCTTTTTCAGGGTTTATCGGCTATGTGATCATGAACTTATCAATTAATTTTTATTTATCAGAAACTGGAAAGTTAGTGGATGCTGATCAATTACGTCAGGCAGGTCAAGGAATGGTAATGGGGATTCAGACAATAGAGATGGGTGTACTAGGTGGTATTATCGTCGGTATAATCGTTTACCTATTACATAATCGTTTCTATGCAATTAAGTTACCAGATGCTTTTGCATTTTTTGGCGGAGCGCGTTTCGTACCGATTATCACAGCACTTACTGTGTCGATTGTGGGTATTCTTATTCCGATGATTTGGCCAGTTTTTGCGCTAGGTATTACGGGCATTGGAACAATTATTCAAAAGGCGGGTATGTTTGGTCCGTTTTTATTCGGCGCTGGTGAACGCTTTTTGCTACCATTTGGGCTACACCATATCTTAGTGGCGATGATTCGTTTTACTGAGGCTGGTGGTACAGAAGTAGTCAATGGTCAAACTATCTCTGGTGCTTTAAATATCTTTTACGCACAGTTGCAAAGTGGAGTAGGAATCAGTCCTTCGGCAACGGCATTTTTATCACAAGGAAAAATGCCAACCTTTATGTTTGGATTACCAGCTGTAGCCCTTGCGATTTACCATACAGCTCGCCCAGAAAATCGTAAGAAAATTAAGGGCTTATTAATCTCCGGTGTGATTGCTACTTTTGTAACGGGCATCACTGAACCAATTGAGTTCTTATTTTTATTTGTTGCACCTGCATTATTTGTGATTCATGCATTTTTGACAGGTTTAGGTTTTATGGTTATGAGCGTGTTAGGGGTTACCATTGGAAATACGGATGGTGGCATACTCGACTTCATGATTTTCGGTGTGATGCAAGGGGTGAATACGAGATGGTATCTTGTACTCGTAGTAGGTGCGATTTGGTTTGCAATCTATTATATTGTTTTCCGCTATGCAATCGCGAAATTTAATATAAAAACACCGGGGCGTGAAGCGGCGAATCCTGAGGAAGAAGCAGGCTCAACTGCGAATGATGGATCGAGTTATGCTGAACAGGTTTTACGAGCATTAGGCGGCAAAGAAAATATTCAATCACTGGATAATTGTGTGACTCGCTTGCGTCTTGTTGTGGAAGATATGGACAAGGTCGATGAGAAGGTATTGAAAGAACAATGCCGAGTCCTTGGAGTTGTAAAACTAGATGAACAGAATGTGCAAGTTGTGATTGGCCCGCAAGTAGGGATATTAAAATCACAAATTGAGAAGATTATCTAA
- a CDS encoding MalY/PatB family protein, protein MKSFDEVIDRQGTFCTQWDYIEDRFGEKGLLPFSISDMDFRSPEAILVALEARLRHGVFGYTRWNHDDYKKSIRSWYQRRFSSTIQEEWIIYSPSVIYSISKMIGLLTDEMDHIVIQTPAYDAFYKTIQDNNRIISRNELIYQDGQYSIDFIDLADKLSHSKAKVLLLCSPHNPSGRVWTRAELEKIVQLCNQYNVYIISDEIHMDIIHGGNSHIPITDAAIDVSKVCICTSASKTFNIPGLGGSYLLTPDEQIRKEFLLALKNKDGLSSASVLGLTATMTAYNDCEDWVDELVSYLHVNLQTIQDFLVEHLPTLHLTIPDSTYLAWIDVSQLPYSSEQLQAALVHHGKVAIMSGDTYGDEGKHFIRMNVGCPRSKVVEGLQRLKKAIEYLEQQKE, encoded by the coding sequence ATGAAGAGCTTTGACGAAGTGATTGATCGACAGGGTACATTTTGTACACAGTGGGATTATATTGAAGATCGATTTGGCGAAAAGGGCCTCTTGCCATTTTCTATTTCTGATATGGATTTTCGTTCACCGGAAGCGATATTAGTAGCACTTGAAGCACGACTACGACATGGTGTTTTTGGGTATACACGCTGGAATCATGATGACTATAAAAAGTCTATCCGTAGCTGGTACCAAAGACGATTTTCAAGCACGATACAAGAAGAGTGGATTATTTATAGTCCCTCTGTTATCTATTCTATTTCAAAAATGATTGGGCTATTAACAGATGAAATGGATCATATCGTCATCCAAACACCTGCCTATGACGCTTTTTATAAAACGATTCAAGACAATAATCGTATCATTTCACGCAATGAATTGATCTACCAGGATGGACAATATTCTATTGATTTTATCGATCTAGCTGATAAGCTATCGCATTCAAAAGCAAAAGTGCTACTTCTTTGTAGTCCACATAATCCTTCAGGTCGTGTTTGGACAAGAGCTGAACTAGAAAAAATAGTTCAGCTTTGCAATCAGTACAATGTCTATATTATTTCTGATGAAATTCATATGGATATCATTCATGGAGGAAATAGCCATATCCCAATTACAGATGCTGCGATAGATGTGAGCAAAGTGTGCATTTGTACTTCGGCAAGTAAAACATTTAATATACCTGGATTGGGTGGTTCTTATCTGCTTACTCCTGACGAACAGATTAGAAAAGAATTTCTGTTAGCTTTAAAAAATAAGGATGGCTTATCAAGTGCTAGCGTGCTTGGGCTTACTGCTACCATGACTGCGTATAATGATTGCGAAGATTGGGTAGACGAATTAGTTAGCTATCTTCACGTCAATTTGCAAACCATTCAAGACTTTTTAGTTGAACATTTACCGACTCTCCATTTGACGATACCCGACTCTACTTACCTCGCTTGGATTGATGTATCACAGCTGCCCTATTCAAGCGAACAGTTGCAAGCTGCACTTGTTCACCATGGCAAAGTAGCGATTATGTCTGGGGATACGTATGGGGATGAAGGGAAGCACTTTATCAGAATGAATGTAGGCTGCCCTCGATCCAAGGTAGTAGAAGGTTTACAACGATTGAAAAAAGCAATTGAGTATTTGGAGCAGCAAAAGGAATAG
- a CDS encoding TetR/AcrR family transcriptional regulator translates to MTFKERRSQHILQAAFSVFSRKGFEWSTMQDVADEAELGVATVFRYFPKKNKLIIAVMVDILEGRLPAFEHILASEGNCLQKFEMLLDHYLGTSKPELMDSMKLLEAFEVYAAFSQEPMEDIANYHRAYSDIVNVISDIIKEGKEDLSIRQDLSIEETLGAISNIFGLFTRKLSFFESVRMGNLVILPIEQAILVKNIFLDYLKPEKTTQD, encoded by the coding sequence ATGACTTTTAAAGAACGTCGATCACAACATATTTTACAGGCAGCATTTTCAGTTTTTTCGCGTAAAGGATTTGAATGGTCGACGATGCAAGACGTGGCAGATGAAGCGGAACTTGGGGTAGCAACAGTTTTTCGTTATTTCCCTAAAAAAAACAAGTTGATTATTGCTGTCATGGTAGACATCCTGGAAGGTAGGCTACCGGCATTTGAACACATATTAGCGAGCGAGGGTAACTGCTTACAAAAATTTGAGATGCTGCTGGATCATTATCTTGGGACATCGAAGCCAGAATTGATGGATAGCATGAAGTTGCTAGAAGCATTTGAAGTCTATGCTGCTTTTTCACAAGAACCAATGGAAGATATAGCGAACTATCATAGAGCCTATTCGGATATTGTAAATGTTATTTCGGACATTATTAAAGAGGGCAAAGAAGACTTATCAATTCGGCAAGATCTTTCTATAGAGGAAACATTAGGCGCGATTTCAAATATTTTTGGTCTTTTTACAAGAAAGCTTTCATTTTTTGAAAGTGTAAGGATGGGAAATCTCGTCATTTTACCGATTGAACAAGCAATTCTTGTTAAAAACATCTTTCTCGATTATTTAAAACCAGAAAAGACTACACAAGATTAA
- a CDS encoding SRPBCC family protein has protein sequence MPNGTHTVELQVPIENIWNFVSDMNKWAPLVPGYIEHEILSDKQSTWKFKGDLGFMKKTVKLQIDIQEWIEPSKVTFDLKGLSDNFTGGGYFIAEKISDSSTSMAGHLDITAGGMMGAMVNTILKNFVPETAQQLTEAIAAKINEIESVNV, from the coding sequence ATGCCTAACGGAACACATACAGTAGAACTTCAAGTACCTATCGAAAACATCTGGAATTTCGTCAGTGATATGAATAAATGGGCACCGTTAGTACCTGGTTATATCGAGCACGAAATTTTAAGCGACAAGCAGTCAACTTGGAAATTTAAGGGCGATTTAGGCTTCATGAAAAAAACAGTTAAACTTCAAATTGATATCCAAGAATGGATCGAGCCATCAAAAGTAACTTTTGATTTAAAAGGTTTGTCGGATAACTTTACAGGCGGCGGTTATTTTATCGCTGAAAAGATTTCAGATTCCTCTACAAGCATGGCTGGTCACTTAGACATTACAGCAGGCGGTATGATGGGTGCGATGGTTAACACCATTCTGAAAAACTTTGTGCCTGAAACTGCGCAACAATTAACTGAAGCAATTGCTGCGAAAATTAATGAAATTGAAAGTGTCAACGTTTAA
- a CDS encoding FAD-binding protein, whose protein sequence is MPAKKPAQWNEEVDVVVLGTGGAAFVSAILAADQGAKVLMLEKTHQVGGTTAFSGGIPWIPMNRYMKEAGIDDSREAAIAFIKRLTLGKEPDSKLIDVFVDNGHVMIDYLHENTPLRFEMPEGYSEYYAHLPEALHKGTRSMDPVPFDLNTVGEWGPLVRQNPVFPPLTLAEGGAVGGIDFAKLGERMENNIVTMGRSLIGALLKGALDRGIDIKVSTPGTELVLDDDGKVIGVVAENADGEKIFIGARKGVVLASGGYEWNQELIKTFLKGPITHPMSPPGNDGDGLIMAMEAGAALGNMSEAWYYPTMQDPTFEYEDHVMNQTGGGRFGPNSIIVNKYGKRFVHEGTTYNDMPRATFEFDAAKLEYPNEGPVWMVFDQQLKDKTMIITMMPGEEAPEWVDQASSLRELAEKIGVDADGLEASVARWNDHCDKGEDPDFHRGTTHFENILGGGGNAEANLGKIEKGPFYAVPVYAGALGTNGGPRINEKGEVMSLRGKAIDGLYAAGNAAMSILGPVYPSAGGTIGPGMTMGYIIGKEVGSKAAREI, encoded by the coding sequence ATGCCAGCAAAAAAACCTGCACAATGGAATGAAGAAGTAGATGTAGTTGTTTTAGGTACAGGCGGCGCTGCATTTGTATCAGCCATTTTAGCTGCTGATCAAGGCGCAAAAGTGTTAATGCTAGAAAAAACACATCAGGTCGGCGGAACGACTGCTTTCTCTGGTGGAATACCGTGGATTCCAATGAACCGCTACATGAAAGAAGCGGGCATCGATGATAGTCGTGAAGCAGCTATCGCATTTATTAAACGCTTAACACTAGGCAAAGAACCTGATTCAAAATTAATTGACGTATTTGTTGATAATGGACATGTCATGATCGATTATTTACATGAAAATACACCATTACGTTTTGAAATGCCTGAAGGCTATTCTGAATACTATGCACATCTTCCAGAAGCCTTGCACAAAGGAACACGTTCAATGGATCCAGTACCATTCGATTTAAATACAGTTGGCGAATGGGGTCCACTTGTCCGTCAAAACCCGGTTTTCCCACCCCTTACGTTAGCTGAGGGTGGAGCAGTTGGCGGAATCGACTTCGCTAAACTTGGTGAGCGCATGGAAAACAATATCGTCACAATGGGGCGTTCTCTTATCGGAGCACTATTAAAAGGTGCGCTTGATCGCGGTATCGACATCAAAGTGAGCACTCCAGGTACAGAACTTGTACTAGACGATGACGGCAAAGTAATTGGTGTGGTCGCTGAAAATGCAGATGGAGAAAAAATCTTCATCGGCGCTCGAAAAGGTGTTGTACTCGCATCTGGTGGCTACGAATGGAACCAGGAATTAATTAAAACATTCCTAAAAGGTCCAATTACTCACCCAATGTCACCTCCAGGTAACGATGGAGATGGCTTAATCATGGCAATGGAAGCTGGAGCTGCTCTTGGCAACATGAGTGAAGCTTGGTACTACCCAACGATGCAAGATCCAACGTTTGAATATGAGGATCATGTCATGAATCAAACAGGTGGCGGACGTTTCGGCCCGAACAGCATCATTGTTAACAAATATGGGAAGCGCTTTGTACACGAAGGCACAACGTACAATGATATGCCTCGTGCTACTTTCGAATTCGATGCTGCTAAACTAGAATATCCGAACGAGGGACCTGTTTGGATGGTATTCGACCAACAGTTAAAAGATAAGACGATGATTATTACGATGATGCCAGGTGAAGAAGCTCCTGAGTGGGTAGACCAAGCCTCTTCTTTACGCGAACTTGCTGAAAAAATCGGTGTAGACGCTGATGGCCTAGAAGCATCTGTTGCACGTTGGAATGATCACTGTGACAAAGGGGAAGACCCTGATTTCCATCGTGGAACGACTCATTTTGAAAATATTTTAGGTGGCGGCGGAAATGCTGAAGCTAACCTTGGAAAAATCGAAAAAGGACCATTCTATGCAGTCCCTGTATATGCAGGTGCACTTGGCACAAATGGTGGCCCTCGCATTAACGAAAAAGGCGAAGTAATGAGCCTTCGTGGAAAAGCAATTGACGGCCTATACGCAGCGGGTAACGCAGCGATGAGTATCCTAGGACCTGTCTACCCAAGTGCTGGAGGTACAATCGGGCCTGGTATGACAATGGGTTATATCATCGGTAAAGAAGTCGGTTCAAAAGCTGCACGTGAAATTTAA
- a CDS encoding ribonuclease J, whose translation MTKTDNKLSVFALGGINEIGKNMYVLQYEDDIFVIDCGSKFPDETLLGIDLIIQDISYLKQNKDKIRALLVTHGHEDHIGGIPYFLKQLNIPIYATRLTLGLIQLRLKEHGLLRSTELVLVNDESDLEFGAVRLTFFKTNHSIPDCLGVVFHTPEGAVVHTGDFKFDLTPVNNDYPDIHKMAEIGHKGVLLLLSESTNAERPGFNPSERLVGGHIEEAFRQASRKVFISTFASNVHRVQQVVNAAQKTNRKLALLGRSMVNVVAVASELGYLKIPEGMLIEKNEIKGMDPEKVVILCTGSQGEPMAALSRLSSSNFREVEVEPEDTVIFASTPIPGNEKSVARIIDNLFILGAKVIYGSGTVTGMHVSGHACQEELKLMLTLMKPKYFIPIHGEFRMLYQHRLLAESVGVQRENIFIINNGDVVDITNQVARQTRKVQSGNIFVDGMGIGDVGNIVLRDRKLLSEEGMLVIVITLNKTDGQLISDPDAISRGFVYGSDSEALLREVNQLVSTTIKKIQSADRNQRINLKQHIKKSVETLLYSRTKRRPMILPVVIEI comes from the coding sequence TTGACTAAAACTGACAATAAATTATCCGTATTTGCATTAGGGGGTATTAATGAAATCGGCAAGAATATGTATGTTTTACAATATGAAGACGATATCTTTGTGATCGACTGTGGGTCTAAGTTTCCTGATGAAACTCTACTTGGTATCGATTTAATTATCCAAGATATTTCTTATTTAAAACAAAATAAGGATAAGATTCGTGCATTACTTGTTACACATGGGCATGAAGACCATATAGGAGGTATCCCATACTTTCTAAAACAATTAAATATACCGATTTATGCAACACGATTAACGCTAGGTTTAATTCAGCTTCGGTTAAAAGAACATGGTCTTCTTAGGTCAACTGAGCTAGTTTTAGTAAATGATGAGTCGGACCTAGAGTTTGGTGCAGTGAGACTAACATTTTTCAAAACAAACCATAGTATTCCGGATTGTCTAGGCGTTGTATTTCATACGCCAGAGGGGGCAGTCGTCCATACTGGTGATTTTAAGTTCGATTTAACGCCGGTGAATAATGATTATCCGGATATTCACAAAATGGCCGAAATCGGTCATAAGGGTGTCTTACTTTTATTATCGGAAAGCACTAATGCGGAGCGCCCAGGTTTTAATCCGTCCGAACGGCTTGTAGGGGGGCATATTGAAGAAGCTTTCCGCCAAGCGAGTCGGAAGGTATTCATCTCCACCTTCGCTTCTAACGTCCATCGTGTCCAGCAAGTAGTAAATGCAGCACAAAAAACAAACCGTAAACTTGCCTTGCTTGGGCGAAGCATGGTGAATGTTGTTGCGGTTGCATCGGAACTCGGCTATTTGAAGATTCCGGAAGGGATGTTAATCGAGAAGAATGAAATCAAGGGCATGGATCCTGAGAAAGTTGTGATACTTTGTACAGGGAGCCAAGGAGAACCAATGGCAGCACTTTCTCGCTTGTCGAGTTCAAATTTTCGGGAGGTAGAAGTCGAGCCTGAAGATACAGTTATTTTTGCTTCAACACCAATCCCGGGGAATGAAAAAAGTGTGGCGCGTATCATCGATAATTTATTTATTTTAGGAGCCAAAGTGATTTATGGGTCAGGAACAGTTACAGGTATGCATGTTTCAGGTCACGCCTGTCAGGAAGAACTGAAGCTTATGTTAACTCTCATGAAACCGAAATATTTCATTCCGATCCATGGAGAATTCAGAATGCTGTATCAGCATCGCTTATTAGCCGAATCCGTTGGTGTGCAAAGAGAAAATATTTTCATTATTAATAATGGAGATGTCGTTGATATTACGAATCAAGTTGCTCGTCAAACAAGGAAAGTCCAATCGGGTAATATTTTCGTAGACGGCATGGGGATTGGAGATGTTGGAAATATCGTATTACGTGATCGAAAACTGTTATCTGAAGAGGGGATGCTAGTCATTGTCATTACGTTGAATAAAACGGATGGCCAGCTCATTTCTGATCCAGATGCAATCTCTCGTGGCTTCGTATACGGTAGCGATTCGGAGGCATTGTTGCGAGAGGTCAATCAGCTAGTCAGTACAACCATTAAAAAAATACAAAGTGCTGATAGAAACCAAAGAATTAATCTGAAACAACATATAAAAAAGTCGGTTGAAACACTGCTCTATTCGCGAACAAAAAGAAGACCGATGATTCTGCCAGTCGTTATTGAAATATAA
- a CDS encoding ABC transporter substrate-binding protein, whose amino-acid sequence MKSKKISLVLALFVVVIALMGCGNKADKNSKSEGPGDAGNTEYKSEINVAVTAQPPTLDPSMTVSQVALNIAGNVFETLYTLNANYEPVPMLAESVEVSEDGKIYTFKLREGVKFHNGEEMTAEDVVASMNRWVTTSSRAKSLLTNAEFTVQDPTTVVLTLEKATSDVLIILATKAQFPAIMPADIVAAASAEGVNEYIGTGPFQFEEWKQDQYIHLVKNEEYQAVEAEASGLSGKKEAFVEDVYYHFVTDHSTRIAGIQTGQYDIAESIPLESYEQLNSSNDVKVHSYDGGALTAFYNTNEGLLSNVKIREAITTGLKMDEILLASFADADLFSLNPGYMNPNQTQWATNAGEGIYNAGDVEKAKQLLQDAGYNGEEVTLLTTKDYGEMYTATIVIQEQLRQMGVNVKVENFDFPTFLERKNDFAKWDIFVASTGYQLTPPQLLAVTPDWAGTKDPKITELLTAIRSAESPEVAQAKWDELQGYLYEYLPSSVIGHYKSLIASTNELEGFTVFEAPIIWNTKVIK is encoded by the coding sequence ATGAAGTCAAAGAAAATCAGTCTAGTATTAGCATTATTTGTTGTGGTCATCGCCTTGATGGGATGCGGCAATAAAGCTGATAAAAATAGTAAATCAGAAGGCCCGGGAGATGCGGGAAATACAGAATATAAATCTGAAATAAATGTGGCAGTGACTGCACAGCCACCTACATTAGATCCATCGATGACTGTGTCGCAAGTGGCACTCAATATTGCAGGCAATGTATTCGAAACCTTGTATACGTTAAATGCGAACTATGAACCCGTTCCGATGCTTGCTGAATCAGTAGAGGTAAGTGAGGACGGCAAGATCTATACGTTCAAACTGCGAGAAGGAGTCAAATTCCATAATGGGGAAGAGATGACGGCAGAGGATGTTGTCGCTTCTATGAATCGTTGGGTGACGACATCATCACGTGCTAAATCATTGTTAACAAATGCAGAATTTACAGTTCAAGATCCAACAACTGTCGTGTTAACACTTGAAAAGGCAACATCAGATGTGTTAATTATCCTTGCGACGAAAGCGCAATTCCCGGCCATTATGCCAGCTGACATCGTGGCGGCGGCTAGTGCTGAAGGTGTCAATGAATATATTGGGACAGGCCCATTCCAATTTGAAGAATGGAAACAAGACCAATACATTCACCTTGTTAAAAATGAAGAGTATCAAGCAGTAGAAGCTGAAGCAAGTGGTCTGTCAGGAAAGAAGGAAGCATTTGTTGAAGATGTTTATTATCATTTTGTAACAGATCATTCAACTCGAATTGCGGGGATTCAAACAGGGCAGTATGATATTGCAGAAAGTATTCCATTGGAAAGTTATGAGCAATTGAATAGCTCTAATGATGTTAAAGTCCATTCGTATGATGGTGGTGCATTAACTGCTTTTTATAATACGAATGAAGGCTTATTGTCGAATGTGAAAATCCGCGAAGCCATTACAACTGGATTGAAAATGGATGAAATTCTATTGGCAAGCTTTGCAGATGCGGATCTTTTCTCACTTAATCCAGGATATATGAACCCAAACCAAACGCAGTGGGCTACTAATGCGGGTGAAGGGATTTATAATGCAGGCGATGTCGAAAAAGCGAAACAATTGCTGCAAGATGCTGGGTATAATGGTGAAGAAGTAACATTGCTGACAACGAAAGATTACGGGGAAATGTATACAGCGACGATTGTCATTCAAGAGCAGCTTCGTCAAATGGGTGTCAATGTCAAAGTAGAGAATTTCGATTTTCCAACATTTCTTGAGCGGAAAAATGATTTTGCCAAATGGGATATTTTTGTAGCGAGCACAGGCTATCAGTTGACACCGCCACAATTATTAGCGGTTACACCTGACTGGGCAGGAACGAAAGACCCGAAAATCACTGAATTATTGACGGCGATTCGCTCGGCGGAATCTCCAGAAGTAGCGCAAGCGAAGTGGGATGAGCTGCAAGGGTATTTATATGAGTACTTACCGTCGTCTGTCATTGGACATTATAAGAGTCTAATTGCTTCGACCAATGAATTGGAAGGCTTTACTGTGTTTGAAGCACCGATTATTTGGAATACAAAAGTGATTAAATAA
- a CDS encoding ABC transporter permease: MIIYILKRILSLIPVLFVVSIAIFFIIHLTPGDPAATILGIEATQEQIAELNEQMGLNLPLYQQYIQWVSGVLQGDFGQSYFMKESVTEAIWSHLGPTASLAILAEIVALVIAIPIGIFAAYRRGTMVDQSLMGVSLIGMAVPSFLLALLLMLFVGVYLQWLPVAGYKPLSKGLWEHFQYLILPAISLGAIQAALVARMTRASMLEVLDANFIKTARSKGVYEYKVVLKHALRNAFLPILTVIGQSFGTLVTGAVVVETIFNIPGLGQLIINSIVRRDFAVIQGVVLFVSLIYVTINLVIDLLYGIVDPRVRLERK, translated from the coding sequence TTGATTATTTACATACTAAAACGCATTTTATCGCTCATTCCGGTTCTTTTTGTCGTATCGATTGCTATTTTTTTTATCATCCATTTAACACCGGGCGATCCAGCTGCTACTATTTTAGGCATTGAAGCGACGCAAGAACAAATTGCGGAGTTAAACGAACAAATGGGGCTTAATTTACCGTTGTATCAACAGTATATCCAGTGGGTTTCGGGTGTGCTACAGGGGGATTTTGGACAGTCTTATTTTATGAAAGAGTCAGTTACAGAGGCAATTTGGAGTCATTTGGGTCCGACAGCATCGCTTGCAATTTTGGCTGAAATTGTTGCACTTGTTATTGCGATTCCGATTGGTATTTTTGCGGCGTATCGACGAGGCACGATGGTCGATCAATCACTAATGGGTGTGTCATTAATAGGTATGGCGGTGCCTAGTTTCTTACTAGCTTTGTTACTGATGTTATTTGTCGGAGTTTACTTACAATGGCTACCAGTTGCGGGCTATAAGCCTTTGAGTAAAGGGTTATGGGAGCATTTTCAGTACTTGATCTTACCGGCGATTTCTTTGGGAGCTATTCAGGCGGCACTTGTGGCACGTATGACGCGAGCATCCATGCTAGAAGTGCTAGATGCGAATTTTATTAAGACGGCTCGTTCTAAAGGGGTTTATGAATATAAAGTTGTGCTTAAACATGCACTGCGTAATGCGTTTCTGCCGATTTTAACAGTCATAGGTCAATCTTTTGGAACGCTGGTGACAGGAGCAGTAGTTGTAGAGACGATTTTTAATATTCCTGGATTGGGTCAATTGATTATAAATTCTATTGTTCGCAGGGATTTTGCTGTTATTCAAGGCGTTGTGTTATTCGTTTCACTCATCTATGTAACCATCAATCTTGTCATTGATTTGTTATATGGGATTGTGGATCCGCGAGTCAGGCTAGAGAGGAAGTAG
- a CDS encoding ABC transporter permease — MSAANKAADIQQVALRLKKQQRQLMMRRLLTNKLMVFGGIIFIVFAFMSLIGPYLMAFDPYEMKVTERLQAPSAVHWLGTDEFGRDLLTRIVYGAKVSMGVGLAVTVISSAAGLIIGLYASYYRLLDHILMRICDGLMSIPGILLAIALMAALGPSSTNVIIALSIVFTPNIARIVRSSALIIREQTYIEAMHAQGASTMRIIWRHIAPNTISPLVVQATFVFAEAIISEAALSFLGAGIPAPEPSWGNILFAGKLVIFKAWWMVVFPAAIIVLSVLGLNLLGDGLRDFIDPHTSKKNKK; from the coding sequence ATGTCTGCTGCAAACAAAGCTGCTGATATTCAGCAAGTGGCATTAAGATTAAAAAAACAACAGCGCCAATTAATGATGAGGCGACTGTTGACGAATAAATTAATGGTTTTCGGGGGCATTATTTTTATTGTATTTGCATTTATGTCGCTTATCGGCCCTTATTTAATGGCTTTTGACCCCTATGAAATGAAAGTCACGGAACGTTTACAAGCGCCAAGCGCAGTGCATTGGCTAGGGACTGATGAATTTGGGCGAGATCTCTTGACGCGAATTGTCTACGGTGCCAAGGTGTCTATGGGGGTAGGGCTTGCAGTAACGGTTATTTCCTCCGCTGCTGGTTTAATCATTGGCTTATATGCAAGTTATTATCGCTTGCTAGATCATATTTTGATGCGGATTTGTGATGGTCTCATGTCAATCCCTGGTATTTTATTGGCGATTGCCTTGATGGCGGCACTTGGTCCGTCTTCTACAAATGTCATTATCGCGCTTTCAATTGTTTTTACGCCGAATATTGCGCGCATTGTGCGGTCTTCGGCATTGATTATTCGAGAGCAAACATATATTGAGGCCATGCATGCGCAAGGTGCGAGTACGATGCGTATCATTTGGCGACATATTGCACCGAATACGATTTCACCGCTCGTTGTCCAAGCTACTTTTGTTTTTGCGGAAGCCATTATTTCTGAGGCGGCGCTAAGCTTCTTAGGCGCGGGAATCCCGGCTCCAGAGCCGAGCTGGGGAAATATTCTCTTCGCTGGTAAATTGGTAATTTTTAAAGCGTGGTGGATGGTTGTATTCCCAGCGGCTATTATTGTGCTATCTGTCTTAGGACTGAATCTGTTAGGGGACGGTTTACGCGATTTCATCGACCCACATACGTCTAAGAAAAATAAAAAATAA